The following are encoded in a window of Streptomyces sp. Go-475 genomic DNA:
- a CDS encoding glycosyltransferase family 39 protein, with amino-acid sequence MVAMLGIGLWGLDRGGMWGDESVTFQVARRTVPQIWRLLHDVDAVHGLYYLFMHAVLAVHPDEVVLRLPSVCAATVTAGLVAALGVRLAGPRVGLWAGLLYAITPMTGHYAQEGRSYALVAAGVAGATLLLLRAVDAATGRAWWPYGTVVALTCLLHELAVLVLCAHAVTLALTRVPKRVWCGWGCAAATVALLLLPLVWVSQGQAGQVAWLVPPGWDRVERLARNFSPGPAGPVFWASLPLMALGLRERRLAAVALPLLLVPPGILMAVSQVRPLYHDRYVLYALAGGSLLMAAGAGRVAGALGRVRFDGRRLRIRGRQVHALLGVAGALALAVTFLHHLPVHRQDRSAAQRPDNLAVVSALAVRQMRPGDPVLFVPSVGRLAALAYPKGFRQVRDIALREPAPRSGTLWGREATPGELRQRLASVDRVWVVAERDALDPRRPPRDPVERTKLAVLAEEFTVGEEHVRDGVVLRRYVRRQPAAEPQPHASDLPSDASDLPSHASDLPPDASVVPPGTPTTAPLPESRPAPETARPRPARW; translated from the coding sequence ATGGTGGCGATGCTCGGGATCGGACTGTGGGGCCTGGACCGCGGCGGCATGTGGGGCGACGAGAGCGTCACCTTCCAGGTCGCGCGGCGCACGGTCCCGCAGATCTGGCGGCTGCTGCACGACGTCGACGCGGTGCACGGCCTGTACTACCTGTTCATGCACGCCGTCCTGGCCGTCCACCCGGACGAGGTCGTGCTGCGCCTGCCGTCGGTGTGCGCGGCGACCGTGACCGCCGGCCTGGTCGCGGCCCTGGGCGTACGGCTGGCCGGGCCGCGGGTCGGCCTGTGGGCCGGTCTCCTGTACGCCATCACGCCGATGACCGGCCACTACGCCCAGGAGGGCCGGTCCTACGCGCTGGTCGCGGCGGGCGTGGCCGGGGCGACGCTGCTGCTCCTGAGGGCCGTGGACGCGGCGACGGGGCGGGCCTGGTGGCCGTACGGCACGGTCGTCGCCCTGACCTGTCTGCTGCACGAGCTGGCGGTTCTGGTCCTCTGCGCACATGCCGTGACGCTGGCCCTGACGCGGGTGCCGAAGCGGGTGTGGTGCGGCTGGGGGTGCGCGGCGGCGACCGTGGCGCTGCTCCTGCTGCCGCTGGTGTGGGTGTCCCAGGGGCAGGCCGGGCAGGTGGCGTGGCTGGTGCCGCCGGGGTGGGACCGGGTGGAGAGGCTGGCGCGGAACTTCTCTCCCGGCCCGGCCGGGCCGGTCTTCTGGGCATCACTGCCGCTGATGGCCCTGGGGCTCCGGGAACGGCGCCTCGCGGCGGTCGCGCTGCCGCTGCTGCTCGTGCCGCCGGGGATCCTGATGGCGGTCTCGCAGGTCCGGCCGCTCTACCACGACCGGTACGTGCTCTACGCGCTGGCGGGCGGGTCGCTGCTGATGGCGGCCGGGGCCGGGCGGGTGGCCGGGGCGCTGGGGCGGGTGCGGTTCGACGGGCGGCGCCTGCGGATCCGCGGACGGCAGGTGCACGCCCTGCTGGGCGTCGCCGGGGCCCTCGCCCTCGCCGTCACCTTCCTGCACCACCTCCCGGTGCACCGCCAGGACCGCTCGGCCGCCCAGCGGCCCGACAACCTCGCCGTCGTCTCCGCGCTGGCCGTCCGCCAGATGCGCCCGGGCGACCCGGTGCTCTTCGTGCCGTCGGTCGGCCGGCTCGCCGCGCTGGCCTACCCGAAGGGGTTCCGGCAGGTGCGGGACATCGCGCTGCGGGAGCCGGCGCCCCGGTCCGGGACGCTGTGGGGCCGTGAGGCGACCCCCGGGGAACTGCGGCAGCGGCTCGCCTCGGTGGACCGCGTCTGGGTCGTCGCCGAGCGGGACGCGCTGGACCCGCGCCGGCCCCCGCGCGACCCGGTGGAGCGCACCAAGCTCGCCGTGCTGGCGGAGGAGTTCACCGTCGGCGAGGAGCACGTGCGGGACGGGGTGGTCCTGCGACGCTACGTCCGGCGGCAGCCCGCCGCGGAACCGCAGCCCCATGCGTCGGACCTGCCGTCCGATGCGTCGGACCTGCCGTCCCACGCGTCGGACCTGCCGCCCGATGCGTCGGTTGTGCCGCCCGGCACCCCTACGACCGCTCCTCTGCCGGAGAGCCGCCCGGCGCCTGAGACAGCGCGGCCGCGTCCAGCGCGCTGGTGA
- a CDS encoding bifunctional glycosyltransferase family 2 protein/CDP-glycerol:glycerophosphate glycerophosphotransferase: protein MPRFSIIVPVYKVQGFLRECLDSVLGQSYGDFEVIAVDDRSPDGSGAILDEYAARDARVRVLHLPENVGLGRARNAGLQEAAGDYVLFLDSDDHYTPGLLAAVAARLETTGDPDILVFDHVRTHWWGRGGRSEAADLLAAAGLETFSVRESPQYLNLFLVAWNKAYRRAFFQGHGLQYAPGLYEDAPVTYRSMVLAERIACLDRIGVEYRQRRQGAITKTPGRRHFEIFPQYEGLFAFLEQRPDLDWARPLLLERALDHMLFVLAREDRVRPADRGDFYREIRSFHRRHLPEGGFPEPDGWRGVEMRLLASAPYASYAVARTLRDLRAAALGGQRRVARKASETALRGWYAVQSKRPLDPHLAVYSATHHRGVSGDPAAIYEKAREIAPHIRGVWVVREDAVAALPPGIDHVTPGSRRYHEVMARATYWVNNVNWPGTLAKRPGSVHIHTHQGTPLKYMGADLLTKPGARHGFDVPQSLRRADRWDYSLVAGRHAERAWERAYPCHFTSLRTGSPRNDVLVGAGPERGRAVRERLGIPADHTVVLYAPTRRDYRKGGHVDRFDPARFAADLGPGHTLVVRLHPSLAAGVARGLGLSDLHRRGVLVDATDEPHVEDVLLASDVLVTDYSALMFDYVLLDRPVVVHADDWGAFAASRGAYFDITADAPGHVSRSYRELAWLFASGTWQDQEAARLRSGFRERYCEFEDGRAAERVVRLLMLGERGGALLPAARRTEGVRDRSGALVER, encoded by the coding sequence GTGCCCCGCTTCAGCATCATCGTCCCCGTCTACAAGGTGCAGGGCTTCCTGCGCGAGTGCCTCGACTCGGTGCTCGGCCAGTCCTACGGCGACTTCGAGGTGATCGCCGTGGACGACCGCTCGCCGGACGGCAGCGGCGCGATCCTCGACGAGTACGCGGCCCGCGACGCCCGGGTGCGGGTGCTGCACCTGCCGGAGAACGTCGGCCTGGGCCGGGCCCGCAACGCCGGTCTTCAGGAGGCGGCCGGCGACTACGTGCTGTTCCTGGACAGCGACGACCACTACACGCCGGGCCTGCTGGCGGCCGTCGCCGCGCGGCTGGAGACGACCGGCGACCCGGACATCCTGGTCTTCGACCATGTGCGCACCCACTGGTGGGGCCGGGGCGGGCGCAGCGAGGCGGCGGACCTGCTGGCCGCGGCGGGGCTGGAGACGTTCTCCGTCCGGGAGAGCCCGCAGTACCTGAACCTGTTCCTGGTCGCCTGGAACAAGGCCTACCGGCGGGCCTTCTTCCAGGGGCACGGCCTTCAGTACGCGCCGGGGCTGTACGAGGACGCGCCGGTCACCTACCGGTCGATGGTGCTGGCGGAGCGGATCGCCTGCCTGGACCGGATCGGCGTGGAGTACCGGCAGCGCCGGCAGGGCGCGATCACCAAGACGCCGGGGCGGCGGCACTTCGAGATCTTCCCGCAGTACGAGGGCCTGTTCGCGTTCCTGGAGCAGCGGCCCGACCTCGACTGGGCGCGGCCGCTGCTGCTGGAGCGGGCCCTGGACCACATGCTGTTCGTGCTGGCCCGCGAGGACCGGGTGCGGCCGGCGGACCGGGGCGACTTCTACCGCGAGATCCGCTCCTTCCACCGCCGTCACCTCCCCGAGGGCGGCTTCCCGGAGCCGGACGGCTGGCGCGGGGTGGAGATGCGGCTGCTGGCATCGGCGCCCTACGCGTCGTACGCCGTGGCGCGGACGCTGCGGGACCTGCGCGCGGCGGCCCTGGGCGGGCAGCGCCGGGTGGCGCGCAAGGCGTCGGAGACCGCCCTGCGCGGCTGGTACGCGGTCCAGTCGAAGCGCCCGCTCGATCCGCACCTCGCCGTCTACTCGGCGACCCACCACCGCGGGGTGAGCGGCGACCCGGCCGCGATCTACGAGAAGGCGCGCGAGATCGCCCCGCACATCCGGGGCGTGTGGGTGGTGCGGGAGGACGCGGTGGCCGCGCTGCCGCCCGGCATCGACCACGTGACGCCGGGCTCGCGCCGCTACCACGAGGTCATGGCCCGGGCCACGTACTGGGTGAACAACGTCAACTGGCCCGGCACCCTGGCCAAGCGGCCCGGCAGCGTCCACATCCACACCCACCAGGGCACGCCGCTGAAGTACATGGGCGCGGACCTGCTGACCAAGCCGGGCGCCCGGCACGGCTTCGACGTGCCGCAGTCGCTGCGCCGGGCCGACCGCTGGGACTACAGCCTGGTCGCGGGGCGGCACGCGGAGCGGGCCTGGGAGCGGGCGTACCCGTGCCACTTCACCTCGCTGCGCACCGGCAGCCCGCGCAACGACGTGCTGGTCGGGGCCGGTCCGGAGCGGGGCCGGGCGGTGCGCGAGCGGCTCGGCATCCCCGCGGACCACACGGTGGTGCTGTACGCGCCGACCCGCCGGGACTACCGCAAGGGCGGCCATGTCGACCGGTTCGACCCGGCCCGGTTCGCGGCGGACCTCGGCCCGGGGCACACCCTGGTCGTCCGGCTGCACCCGTCCCTGGCGGCGGGTGTGGCGCGCGGTCTCGGCCTGTCCGACCTGCACCGGCGGGGCGTGCTGGTGGACGCGACGGACGAGCCGCACGTCGAGGACGTGCTGCTGGCCTCGGACGTCCTGGTCACCGACTACTCCGCCCTGATGTTCGACTACGTCCTGCTGGACCGGCCGGTCGTGGTGCACGCGGACGACTGGGGCGCGTTCGCGGCCAGCCGGGGCGCGTACTTCGACATCACGGCCGACGCGCCCGGCCATGTGTCGCGCTCGTACCGGGAGCTGGCCTGGCTGTTCGCGTCCGGTACCTGGCAGGACCAGGAGGCGGCGCGGCTGCGGTCCGGCTTCCGGGAGCGGTACTGCGAGTTCGAGGACGGGCGGGCCGCCGAGCGGGTCGTGCGGCTGCTGATGCTGGGCGAGCGGGGCGGTGCGCTGCTGCCCGCGGCCCGCCGGACCGAGGGCGTCCGCGACCGGTCCGGGGCGCTGGTCGAGCGATGA
- a CDS encoding organic hydroperoxide resistance protein: MDALYTAVATATHGREGRAVSSDGVLDLALGMPQALGGNGQGTNPEQLFAAGYAACFGSALGLVGRAAKVDVSDAAVTAEVSIGKQGEGFGLAVTLRVELPDSVDEATGRKLVEQAHQVCPYSNATRGNIDVDLVIE, encoded by the coding sequence ATGGACGCGCTCTACACCGCTGTCGCCACCGCCACCCACGGCCGCGAGGGCCGGGCCGTCAGCTCCGACGGCGTACTGGACCTGGCGCTGGGCATGCCGCAGGCACTGGGCGGCAACGGCCAGGGCACCAACCCCGAGCAGCTCTTCGCCGCCGGTTACGCCGCCTGCTTCGGCAGCGCCCTCGGCCTCGTCGGCCGCGCGGCGAAGGTGGACGTCAGCGACGCCGCCGTCACCGCCGAGGTCTCCATAGGAAAGCAGGGCGAGGGCTTCGGGCTCGCCGTCACCCTCCGCGTGGAGCTCCCCGACAGCGTGGACGAGGCGACCGGCCGCAAGCTGGTCGAGCAGGCCCACCAGGTCTGCCCGTACTCCAACGCCACCCGCGGCAACATCGACGTCGACCTCGTCATCGAGTAG
- the galE gene encoding UDP-glucose 4-epimerase GalE: MTWLITGGAGYIGAHVVRAMTAAGEQAVVYDDLSTGIAERVPDGVPLVVGSTLDGERLAHTLADHAVTGVVHLAAKKQVGESVEQPLHYYRENVEGLRILLEAVTAAEVPSFVFSSSAAVYGMPDVDLVTEETPCVPMSPYGETKLAGEWLVRATGRATGLSTASLRYFNVAGAASPELADVGVFNLVPMVFEKLTEDAPPRIFGDDYPTPDGTCVRDYIHVVDLAEAHVAAARALRSSPGRDLTVNIGRGEGVSVREMIDRINAVTGYDRPPTVTPRRPGDPARVVASADRAAADLGWKARHDVQDMITSAWEGWLRLHPEARRG; the protein is encoded by the coding sequence ATGACCTGGTTGATCACCGGCGGCGCCGGCTACATCGGAGCGCACGTCGTACGGGCGATGACCGCGGCGGGGGAACAGGCGGTGGTGTACGACGACCTGTCCACCGGCATCGCCGAACGCGTGCCCGACGGGGTGCCGCTGGTGGTGGGCTCGACGCTGGACGGCGAGCGGCTCGCGCACACCCTCGCGGACCACGCGGTCACCGGTGTCGTCCACCTCGCCGCGAAGAAGCAGGTGGGCGAGTCCGTCGAGCAGCCGCTGCACTACTACCGGGAGAACGTCGAGGGCCTGCGGATCCTCCTGGAGGCCGTGACGGCGGCCGAGGTGCCGTCCTTCGTCTTCTCCTCCTCGGCTGCGGTGTACGGCATGCCGGACGTGGACCTGGTCACCGAGGAGACGCCCTGCGTGCCGATGTCGCCCTACGGCGAGACGAAGCTCGCCGGCGAGTGGCTGGTCCGCGCGACGGGCCGGGCGACCGGGCTGTCGACCGCGTCCCTGCGCTACTTCAACGTGGCGGGGGCGGCGAGCCCGGAGCTGGCGGACGTCGGCGTCTTCAACCTCGTCCCGATGGTCTTCGAGAAACTCACGGAGGACGCGCCGCCGCGGATCTTCGGTGACGACTACCCGACCCCGGACGGCACCTGCGTGCGCGACTACATCCACGTCGTCGACCTGGCCGAGGCCCACGTCGCGGCGGCCCGGGCGCTGCGCTCCTCCCCAGGCCGGGACCTCACCGTCAACATCGGCCGGGGCGAGGGCGTCTCCGTCCGCGAGATGATCGACCGCATCAACGCGGTCACCGGCTACGACCGGCCGCCCACGGTCACGCCCCGCCGCCCGGGCGACCCGGCCCGTGTCGTCGCCTCCGCCGACCGCGCCGCCGCCGACCTCGGCTGGAAGGCCCGGCACGACGTCCAGGACATGATCACCTCGGCATGGGAGGGGTGGCTGCGGCTGCACCCGGAGGCGAGGCGGGGCTGA
- a CDS encoding CDP-glycerol glycerophosphotransferase family protein, protein MPRFSIVVPSHGVAGRLSQALDSVLAQSFGDFELIPVCDAPDAPAADVVAGYAERDSRVTPVHSPPSAGLAGARNTGLRSAVGGHVLFLDGDDVLAPGALAALDARLGETGDVDVLYFEHERTPWWEGEPTNPPASLLARTPDRAFAPREVPQLTGVALPAWSAAYRRAFLTERDITFPGDHFTDVGFGGLVALRAERVAALRTVVVRHLLRRQGNRLNLPGEHHTELLDQTELVLTRAAEGELPVERLRPLFEQLFAAVLKTAAHPRRLPAGRRAFFRRASALYRRHRPAGYRAPGGSLGVQHRLLASGSYAAFHALRAANRGALRAAALLPRPRGLRTRLSYAAQLRLPLDRNLVVYCAYWGRGYACNPAAIHAAARALAPHLRAVFLVEPDAVGGMPPGVEYAVIGSRKYWRVLARAKYLVNNANFADAVVKRRGSVHLQTQHGTPLKTMGADQATYPVVAAATGSFTKLLARVDRWDYNLTSNRHSTQMWERAFPGAHETLEYGYPRNDVYYTASAEDVARVRKELGVPDGKKALLYAPTHRDYATGFASGLDLAEFCEAIGDDYVVLLRAHYFYDQGSSRGGGRIIDVTGHRSSEDVCLAADALITDYSSIMFDYANLDRPIVVYADDWEVYRETRGVYFDLMKCPPGRVARTPEELAGVFRDGAHADASATALRAAFRERFCQFDDGRAAERVVRRVLLGEPPESIPPVTPLAERVPAPAAATLVRS, encoded by the coding sequence ATGCCCCGCTTCAGCATCGTCGTCCCGTCCCATGGGGTCGCGGGCCGGCTGTCCCAGGCGCTGGACTCGGTCCTCGCCCAGTCGTTCGGCGACTTCGAGCTGATCCCGGTGTGCGACGCACCCGACGCACCGGCGGCGGACGTCGTCGCCGGGTACGCCGAGCGGGACTCCCGGGTGACGCCGGTGCACTCCCCGCCGTCGGCCGGTCTGGCCGGGGCGCGCAACACCGGGCTGCGGTCGGCGGTCGGCGGCCACGTGCTGTTCCTCGACGGCGACGACGTCCTGGCCCCGGGGGCGCTGGCCGCGCTGGACGCCCGGCTGGGCGAGACCGGCGACGTGGACGTCCTGTACTTCGAGCACGAGCGCACCCCCTGGTGGGAGGGCGAGCCGACCAACCCGCCGGCCTCGCTGCTGGCCAGGACGCCGGACCGGGCCTTCGCCCCCCGCGAGGTCCCGCAGCTGACGGGCGTGGCGCTCCCGGCGTGGAGCGCGGCCTACCGCCGGGCCTTCCTCACCGAGCGGGACATCACCTTCCCCGGGGACCACTTCACCGACGTCGGGTTCGGCGGTCTCGTCGCCCTGCGGGCGGAGCGGGTGGCGGCCCTGCGCACCGTCGTCGTCCGGCATCTGCTGCGCCGGCAGGGCAACCGGCTGAACCTGCCGGGCGAGCACCACACCGAGCTGCTCGACCAGACCGAGCTGGTGCTGACGCGGGCGGCGGAGGGGGAGCTGCCGGTGGAGCGGCTGCGGCCGCTGTTCGAGCAGCTCTTCGCCGCCGTGCTGAAGACGGCCGCGCACCCCCGGCGGCTGCCGGCCGGGCGGCGCGCCTTCTTCCGGCGGGCGAGCGCCCTCTACCGGCGGCACCGCCCCGCCGGGTACCGGGCGCCCGGCGGCAGCCTGGGCGTCCAGCACCGGCTGCTGGCGTCCGGCTCGTACGCGGCGTTCCACGCCCTGCGCGCCGCGAACCGGGGAGCACTGCGCGCCGCCGCGCTGCTCCCCCGCCCGCGCGGGCTGCGCACCCGCCTGAGCTACGCGGCGCAGCTGCGCCTCCCGCTCGACCGGAACCTGGTCGTGTACTGCGCGTACTGGGGCCGCGGCTACGCCTGCAACCCGGCCGCGATCCACGCCGCGGCCCGCGCACTCGCCCCGCACCTGCGGGCGGTGTTCCTGGTGGAACCGGACGCGGTGGGCGGCATGCCGCCGGGGGTGGAGTACGCGGTGATCGGCAGCCGGAAGTACTGGCGGGTGCTGGCCCGCGCCAAGTACCTCGTGAACAACGCCAACTTCGCGGACGCCGTCGTCAAGCGCCGCGGCAGCGTGCACCTGCAGACGCAGCACGGCACGCCGCTGAAGACGATGGGCGCCGACCAGGCGACGTACCCCGTGGTGGCCGCGGCGACCGGGAGCTTCACCAAGCTGCTGGCCCGGGTGGACCGCTGGGACTACAACCTCACCTCGAACCGGCACTCCACGCAGATGTGGGAGCGGGCGTTCCCCGGCGCGCACGAGACGCTGGAGTACGGCTATCCGCGCAACGACGTCTACTACACGGCGTCCGCCGAGGACGTCGCCCGCGTCCGCAAGGAACTGGGCGTCCCCGACGGCAAGAAGGCCCTGCTCTACGCCCCCACGCACCGCGACTACGCCACCGGCTTCGCCTCGGGTCTGGACCTGGCCGAGTTCTGCGAGGCGATCGGCGACGACTACGTGGTGCTGCTGCGCGCCCACTACTTCTACGACCAGGGCTCCTCCCGCGGCGGCGGCCGGATCATCGACGTCACGGGGCACCGCTCCTCGGAGGACGTGTGCCTGGCGGCGGACGCGCTGATCACCGACTACTCGTCGATCATGTTCGACTACGCCAACCTGGACCGGCCGATCGTCGTGTACGCGGACGACTGGGAGGTCTACCGGGAGACCCGGGGGGTCTACTTCGACCTGATGAAGTGCCCGCCCGGCCGGGTGGCCCGTACGCCGGAGGAACTGGCGGGCGTCTTCCGCGACGGCGCTCACGCCGACGCGTCCGCCACGGCCCTGCGGGCCGCGTTCCGGGAGCGCTTCTGCCAGTTCGACGACGGCCGGGCCGCCGAGCGTGTCGTGCGCCGGGTGCTGCTGGGCGAGCCGCCCGAGTCGATCCCGCCCGTGACCCCGCTCGCGGAGCGCGTCCCGGCCCCCGCGGCCGCCACCCTCGTAAGGAGCTGA
- a CDS encoding glycosyltransferase family A protein, which translates to MHAAMNAVMRDSQVAVVVIGYDDAAHVADAVRSALAQGPAVREVVAVDDGSADGSAGLLDRLAASEPRLKVIRRRVNSGGCGTPRNTGLDAVTSPYVMFLDSDDVLPPGAVDALLAAAEGAGAEVASGLCVRRELPSGREVPWQPRLYALHAVVPHPARRPRLVHDTLCVNKLYRTGFLREHGIRFPEGRFPYEDVVFTARVLAADPRIALVPDRVYVWHVRRSAERLSISLDRAGVANWRARTEACRQAYEILLGAGQKELARAARAKFLDHDLRMYLRELGLRDAPYQRAWWELTRAHLAEYDADDWARDPAAPGRLAGRVVQACPEPRDLPRLRELAARPARLRPPYARAADGTPVWSEDLPQISLEPLLTRPVRELPLAVDAALRPRARGTRLRLRLHELYGRVARAGPETVEAEWRHRDDGTVVACRATPLVPSTGTWAAETAVDLAALAAPGAGTWDLRLRLRFRDGVSREVTAHALTSAGLLRRRAVPSARHGVVLVQPYTTHSGALALRVAPGVRGVLSVARGRLRRLLH; encoded by the coding sequence ATGCATGCCGCGATGAATGCCGTGATGCGGGACTCCCAGGTCGCCGTCGTGGTCATCGGCTACGACGACGCCGCCCATGTGGCGGACGCCGTGCGCTCGGCGCTCGCCCAGGGCCCGGCCGTGCGCGAGGTCGTGGCCGTCGACGACGGCTCGGCGGACGGCAGCGCCGGCCTGCTCGACCGGCTCGCCGCGTCGGAGCCCCGGCTGAAGGTCATCCGACGCCGCGTCAACAGCGGCGGCTGCGGCACCCCGCGCAACACCGGGCTCGACGCGGTGACCTCGCCGTACGTGATGTTCCTCGACAGCGACGACGTCCTGCCGCCGGGCGCGGTCGACGCGCTGCTCGCGGCGGCCGAAGGGGCGGGCGCGGAGGTCGCGAGCGGTCTGTGCGTGCGCCGCGAACTGCCCTCGGGGCGTGAAGTCCCCTGGCAGCCGCGCCTCTACGCGCTGCACGCCGTGGTACCGCACCCGGCGCGGCGACCGCGCCTGGTCCACGACACGCTCTGCGTCAACAAGCTCTACCGCACCGGCTTCCTGCGCGAGCACGGCATCCGCTTCCCCGAGGGCCGCTTCCCGTACGAGGACGTCGTCTTCACCGCCCGCGTGCTGGCCGCCGACCCGCGGATCGCCCTCGTTCCGGACCGGGTGTACGTCTGGCACGTGCGCCGGTCCGCCGAGCGGCTGTCGATCTCGCTGGACCGGGCCGGTGTCGCCAACTGGCGGGCCCGCACGGAGGCGTGCCGGCAGGCGTACGAGATCCTGCTGGGCGCCGGGCAGAAGGAACTCGCGCGGGCCGCGCGCGCCAAGTTCCTCGACCACGACCTGCGGATGTACCTGCGCGAACTGGGGTTGCGTGACGCCCCCTACCAGCGCGCGTGGTGGGAGCTCACGCGGGCGCATCTCGCGGAGTACGACGCGGACGACTGGGCGCGCGACCCGGCCGCTCCCGGCCGGCTGGCCGGGCGGGTCGTCCAGGCCTGCCCGGAGCCGCGCGACCTGCCCCGGCTGCGGGAGCTGGCGGCCCGTCCGGCCCGGCTCCGCCCGCCGTACGCCCGGGCCGCCGACGGCACGCCCGTCTGGTCGGAGGACCTCCCGCAGATCTCGCTGGAGCCCCTGCTGACCCGGCCCGTGCGGGAGCTGCCCCTGGCCGTCGACGCGGCGCTGCGGCCCCGCGCCCGGGGCACCCGGCTGCGGCTGCGCCTGCACGAGCTGTACGGGCGGGTGGCGCGGGCGGGGCCGGAGACGGTGGAGGCGGAGTGGCGGCACCGGGACGACGGGACCGTCGTCGCCTGCCGTGCCACCCCGCTCGTGCCGTCCACGGGCACGTGGGCGGCGGAGACGGCCGTCGACCTCGCCGCCCTGGCCGCGCCCGGCGCGGGCACCTGGGACCTGCGCCTCCGGCTGCGCTTCCGCGACGGCGTGAGCCGCGAGGTCACGGCGCACGCGCTCACGAGCGCCGGTCTGCTGCGCCGCCGCGCCGTCCCGAGCGCCCGGCACGGCGTGGTACTCGTACAGCCGTACACCACCCACTCCGGCGCGCTGGCGCTGCGGGTGGCCCCCGGCGTACGCGGTGTGCTGTCGGTCGCACGCGGGAGACTGCGCCGCCTGCTTCACTGA
- a CDS encoding MarR family transcriptional regulator, producing the protein MDTPDDDWLRLDQQICFSLHAASRAFNGVYRVLLKDLGLTYPQYLAMLVLWEHGELPVKKLGEHLRLDSGTLSPLLKRLEAAGLVTRERSARDERSVQVRLTEEGTALRRRALQVPRRISASTGFGPDEIRALRARLDDLTSALDAAALSQAPGGSPAEERS; encoded by the coding sequence ATGGACACGCCCGACGACGACTGGCTCCGCCTGGACCAGCAGATCTGCTTCTCCCTGCACGCGGCCTCGCGCGCCTTCAACGGCGTCTACCGCGTGCTCCTCAAGGACCTGGGGCTCACCTACCCGCAGTACCTGGCGATGCTGGTGCTGTGGGAGCACGGCGAGCTGCCCGTGAAGAAGCTCGGGGAGCATCTGCGGCTCGACTCCGGCACGCTGTCGCCGCTGCTCAAGCGGCTGGAGGCGGCCGGTCTCGTGACCCGGGAGCGCAGCGCCCGCGACGAGCGGTCGGTCCAGGTGCGGCTCACCGAGGAGGGCACCGCGCTGCGGCGGCGGGCGCTTCAGGTGCCCCGCCGGATCTCCGCCTCGACCGGCTTCGGACCCGACGAGATCCGCGCCCTGCGCGCCCGCCTCGACGACCTCACCAGCGCGCTGGACGCGGCCGCGCTGTCTCAGGCGCCGGGCGGCTCTCCGGCAGAGGAGCGGTCGTAG